The window GTGAAGCCTGCCAAAAGCTAGGAAGCCAACGCCTTCCGGATTGCGATCTTTATGTGACATTGGAACCATGCCCCATGTGTGCAGCAGCGATTTCCTTTGCCCGTATTCGCCGCCTGTATTTTGGAGCAGGGGATGTGAAAGGTGGTGCCGTAGAGAATGGCCCATGTCTCTATCATCAACCCATCTGCCATCATGCACCAGAGGTTTACTCCGGCTTTCGCGAAAGCGAATGCGCAGCCATTTTGCAGGATTTTTTCAAGGAAAAACGCGACTAGGATATGGGGCTAAATCAGGCTGACCAATCCCCGAACCAAAATGAGCATGCCGAGCCCCAGATTGGCCAGGAAGAAGATCCGTCTGAAGTTGGCTTCACCCAACCCTTTGCGGATTTTGGCTCCCAGTTCCATGCCGATCAAGGCTGGCACGATGGCAAGCAGGGAATAAAGACCCAATTGCTCATCCAGAAACTCCAGATTGCCCAAGGCAAGGCTCAGTGCCAACGTACTGGTTGCGAAAAGAATACCCAGCGCTTGCACCAATTGATCGCGCTTCAGTCCGATGGATTGCAAGAACATGATGCCCGGCACTGCCAATGCGCCTGTCATGCCGATGCTGATGCCGTTGGCTGTGCCAAGCACGGGGCCAACCCACCATTCATGAGGCTTTGAGATGGAAAGATGCAGTCCGCGTAGGCTTAGCAAAGCATAAAAGGCGAGACTTCCACCCAGAATGACTGTCAGAAGTCCCATATTGAATTGCACCAAGGCTTGTGCGCCCACAAAGACCATGGAGAAAACCAGCAAATAGAAAAGCCATAATCGACGAAGCAGCCAACGCCCGTAGCCACCACGAAGGGCCTGCCAGATATTGGTGACAAAGGTAGGTGCAAGAAATAGCACCAGGGCTGTGTGCAGATCGTGGAACAGAACCACAAGCCCGACCGCGACAGTCGGCAGGCCCATGCCGATTACGCCCTTGACGATGCCTGCCAACAGGAAAGTCAAGAGAATGAGAAGCAATAAAGGCCAGTCGAGGACTGTATGGAGGAGGGCG is drawn from Cohaesibacter gelatinilyticus and contains these coding sequences:
- a CDS encoding nucleoside deaminase, translated to MSHAKSAEPNGKSSGKSKDFMAEALHEAELAKQRGEVPIGAVLVHKGEIIARAGNRTIELHDPSAHAEILVIREACQKLGSQRLPDCDLYVTLEPCPMCAAAISFARIRRLYFGAGDVKGGAVENGPCLYHQPICHHAPEVYSGFRESECAAILQDFFKEKRD
- a CDS encoding sulfite exporter TauE/SafE family protein is translated as MIDALLHTVLDWPLLLLILLTFLLAGIVKGVIGMGLPTVAVGLVVLFHDLHTALVLFLAPTFVTNIWQALRGGYGRWLLRRLWLFYLLVFSMVFVGAQALVQFNMGLLTVILGGSLAFYALLSLRGLHLSISKPHEWWVGPVLGTANGISIGMTGALAVPGIMFLQSIGLKRDQLVQALGILFATSTLALSLALGNLEFLDEQLGLYSLLAIVPALIGMELGAKIRKGLGEANFRRIFFLANLGLGMLILVRGLVSLI